From Helicobacter anatolicus:
AAAAAAAATCTATAATCTACTTTTGGACCTTATTAAAGTCTCTAATCTCTCATTTACCCCCAAGCTTTATATTATTGATGCACCTTACATGAATGCCTTTGCTAGTGGCTGGAATGAAAAAAATTCTCTTATTGCACTCACTACAGGAATTATTGACAAACTCAATGATAAAGAACTTCAAGCTGTAATTGCACATGAACTTAGTCATATCCGTCATGGTGATATTCGTCTAACCTTATGTGTAGGAATATTAAGTAATATTTTGTTACTTGTTGCAAATTATGCTGCTTTTTTTCTTTTTGGTAGCAATCGCAATCAAGGGGCAAATCTGGCGCGCACTATTCTCTTAATCCTTCAATTTATCCTACCTATTTTTAGCTTATTTCTACAAATGTATTTAAGCAGATCCAGAGAATATATGGCAGATAGTGGAGCGGCATATTTAATGCAAGATAATCAAGCAATGATTTCTGCTTTGCAAAAAATCTCTCAAGACTATGGACAAAACAATTACAACACCATTGATATCAATCCCACACGAAAAGCAGCTTATATTTTTAATAATGAAGCTTTTAGCACTCACCCTAGCATTCAAAATAGGATTCGGGTTTTGTTAGGAAAAAAATATGTTTAATTTTAATGAACTTTTACTAAAAATTGGCGAGGATCCCAATCGTGAAGGATTAAAAGATACTCCACAAAGAATCCAAAAACTCTATTTACATCTACTTGATGGGTATCAAAAAGATATTGATGCATCACTTGGTAGTGTATTTAATGAAGAATGTTTTGATGAAATGATTATTCTAAAAGATATAGAATTTTACTCAATGTGTGAGCATCATCTTTTACCATTTTTTGGAAGCATTACTATTGGCTACATTCCTGATAAAAAGCTTGCTGGCATCGGTGGTTTGGCAAGATTAGTAGATATTTTTTCACATCGCTTGCAAATCCAAGAACGCCTCAACAATCAAATTGCAGATGTTTTAATGGAAAAACTTAATCCTAAAGGGGTAATGGTAACTTGCAATGCTACACATCTTTGCATGCGCATGCAAGGCATACAAAAACAACACACGACAATACATACAAGTGCATTAAGAGGAATATTCAAAACAGATTCTAAAACCCGAGCAGAATTTATTGCACTCACAAAATCTTAATTTTTTAAAAACTCTGTCACTCAAAAAATCCATAAATTCAAAACTCTCTTAAAAATAAAACTATTCATACCCAAAAAAAGGATGAGTATCAAATAAAAAATGATCATAGATTTTAGATTTTTTCTTCATTTCTTCATTGATAATATTTTTTTCAAGTAAAGTTTTAGTAGGGGCATTTAAATCTACTCCTAAACCAATTTGATATCCCCTAACTTCTACACCCAAAGAATCTAAAATAGTAGGGAAAAAATCAAAATGACTAATTTTTCTAGGATACATTGGATTAAATGTATGAAAAAAATGCGGATTAATAAAAACATTATAAATTTCTCGTTTTTTATCTGATGGGAAAAAATTCTGCACCATTGAGAGATGATCACCAACAATAAAAATTGTCGTATCTTTATAAAAATCCTGTTTTTTCAACCAAGCAACAAACTCGCCCACAATTTTATCTGTACATACAATTGCATTTTTATAATTACTTTTAAAATTCTTTACACATTTATTGGGATCTACATACCCATCTTGCGCATGTGTATCAATTGTAAGAATATAAAGTGCAAAAGGAGTATTAGTGTTTTTGCCTAACTGCTCTAAAGCCTCTTTAGCATACATAAAAGTTAAATCATCTCTAATTCCCCAAAAGCCCTTATGATCTTTTGGTAAATTATTATTTTTCTTAAAATATGTATAATCCCTAATCTCCATATCTCCATGTGTCTTAATAAATGCACCAATACCGGAATATTTTTTCTTATGCGGAAGCATAAATACTTGTCTATATCCCTCAGCTTGCAAAATATCTCCAAGACAAATAGCTCCGCCCAAAAAACTATTCATTCTTTTTCCCAAATCATTTCCGCCAATTGGAATATTTAACGGGATTCCACAACTATAACCAACAATCCCTGCCATTGTCCATCCCACACCAAAAACTTGCCAAAAATCATTACCCCCCTCCCGCGATGTTAAAAGTCCATTAAAGCTATAATTATTCTTGGCAATTGCATCTAACTCTGGAATGAGATTTTGCCCCTTAAAATTTGCATAACTCGCCTCCATAGATTCTGTAAAAATCACAATTAAATTTTTCTTATGTTCAGGAAAAATAATCTGGCTTTTTTGTGGCTGCTTATAATATTTTTCATAAAACTCCCCATAACTTTCGATATTTTTTGCTTCAAAATAAAGCGTATCAAAATGCCAAAATTTTTGTGCAAGAATAATCCCTATAACCATCAATCCTGCAAAAACTATTCTCTCAATCCATTTATGTGTATATTTCTTCACAAAAAAATATGCAAGACAAAAAACTATTATAGGCAAAACACAATCTTTTATAAAATCTAATATAATTATTATTGGGATTCCATGAAGTAGTGGGCTTTTTAAATGAAATAAAATCTGCTCATATGTTAATACACCAAAGTTTCCAACGCTCCATTTCCCCAAACTTACAATAAAAACAATACAGGCCACACAAAAAATTTTTAAATAAAACATAAAAAAATCCCTATAAATTTTGATTAAAAAGAATGGCAAAAGTTGTCTTTATAAGAATTGGGTGGGCTTTGCATGTATTGCATAGATATTATTACAAAGCCATTAAACACAATTTTTGTAATTAAAACCCTAAATTGCTTAATTTAAGAAAATTTTTACAAATCTAAAAATGGTGTAAAAATCAAAAATAATTTTTACACCATCAACCTAACTTTTGTT
This genomic window contains:
- a CDS encoding sulfatase-like hydrolase/transferase, which gives rise to MFYLKIFCVACIVFIVSLGKWSVGNFGVLTYEQILFHLKSPLLHGIPIIIILDFIKDCVLPIIVFCLAYFFVKKYTHKWIERIVFAGLMVIGIILAQKFWHFDTLYFEAKNIESYGEFYEKYYKQPQKSQIIFPEHKKNLIVIFTESMEASYANFKGQNLIPELDAIAKNNYSFNGLLTSREGGNDFWQVFGVGWTMAGIVGYSCGIPLNIPIGGNDLGKRMNSFLGGAICLGDILQAEGYRQVFMLPHKKKYSGIGAFIKTHGDMEIRDYTYFKKNNNLPKDHKGFWGIRDDLTFMYAKEALEQLGKNTNTPFALYILTIDTHAQDGYVDPNKCVKNFKSNYKNAIVCTDKIVGEFVAWLKKQDFYKDTTIFIVGDHLSMVQNFFPSDKKREIYNVFINPHFFHTFNPMYPRKISHFDFFPTILDSLGVEVRGYQIGLGVDLNAPTKTLLEKNIINEEMKKKSKIYDHFLFDTHPFFGYE
- the folE gene encoding GTP cyclohydrolase I FolE, which produces MFNFNELLLKIGEDPNREGLKDTPQRIQKLYLHLLDGYQKDIDASLGSVFNEECFDEMIILKDIEFYSMCEHHLLPFFGSITIGYIPDKKLAGIGGLARLVDIFSHRLQIQERLNNQIADVLMEKLNPKGVMVTCNATHLCMRMQGIQKQHTTIHTSALRGIFKTDSKTRAEFIALTKS
- the htpX gene encoding zinc metalloprotease HtpX, producing the protein MHFEKIIRNNHQKSIFVILTYIAIFLFIGLLFDIIRINATNFLNALYLLVSFRIFPTITFCMCLVACLIIFYSISSFSQIMLSGSNYKEINPKNSLNPHEKKIYNLLLDLIKVSNLSFTPKLYIIDAPYMNAFASGWNEKNSLIALTTGIIDKLNDKELQAVIAHELSHIRHGDIRLTLCVGILSNILLLVANYAAFFLFGSNRNQGANLARTILLILQFILPIFSLFLQMYLSRSREYMADSGAAYLMQDNQAMISALQKISQDYGQNNYNTIDINPTRKAAYIFNNEAFSTHPSIQNRIRVLLGKKYV